The Acanthopagrus latus isolate v.2019 chromosome 1, fAcaLat1.1, whole genome shotgun sequence genomic interval GGTGGCTTTCTGTTTCTGGAGTCAGCTCCAAAAGAGTCCCCGCGCTCGCAACTCACAGGCACCCACGCCGGCTCACCTCTCGTCTCGAGCACCCTCTTTGTGACCTTCATTGCCTTTTGGACATTTCACTCATCAGGCAATTAGCTCTCCTGCTTTAAAGTCtgaacatgataaaaaaaaaatgttgcatctgatctctccctctctctgtctctgtctctctctgtgtcacctttcttgtcctccctctcctcacgACCTTGCGCTCTTTTTTCCTCACATGCTTTCACGCACACAACCAGAGCAGGAACGCACTGTGACATTTAAGTATCACAATTTTATTACAAAAATTAAATTCTTCATCTCTCAGTTTTGCCATGCTTGGAGCATATAACAATACAGTAAAAAACCCAGACCCAGAGAAGATAGTAAAGCAGATTTCAACAATGCCTTCACAGCACTCTGTCATTCATGCTGTTACTATACAAATACTGTAACATTCCTAATACAGAGTAGTACAAACACCTGCCAAAACACATCATGTCAGATAACAAACTgtaattaaattacatttaccAGAGGAACAAGGAACTCAACCCAgctcagaagaaagaaaacagaaaccaaTAAACATTGAAATTGCAACTTATAACATACTGAAATGTGCTGAATATTTGTACCAGCCCAAGGCACCCAGGCTTTGTAGCAATGTTGGCAAGTGAACGACATTCTTACAGAAACACTTGAAGCGAACAACGATTACAAATTGTCTTGTACCACAGTCTGACTTTGCAGTGTCCTTCAACATACCCTCCTCTCCTGGCGATCTCTTCGTCAGTCACAGTGCAAGTTCCGGAGGGGCGGGGCGGAGTgaaggggtggggtggggtgtgttgggggggcggggggagtGAGAGTAGgcgggtggggtgggggggtggggggtctTCACAGGGAGCTGGACCGCGTCAGACATCACTTCACAGCGCCAAACACTGACAAGAATTGGATGGACAGCGTAATCTCCCACTCACCAGAGGGGAAGGGGGTGGGAGTGATTATGTAATTCCTCACTTGGATTGTGAATTGTCCAAACATAAGGCGCAGATTGCCAGCTGCCGGTCCAAGACGAAAATAAGCCAAATGAAAAGCTTAGGTGTGCTTTCAACTGAACGTCcaagggaggaggaaaaaggagcaACAAATAGCAGTGCTTTCTCAACGAGGTCTTCGAGatgaattagatttttttttttttccctcgagATGAAAAGTGTTGTTTTGCACATAAATACCTAAGAATGATAAAAATCCCAGATTTAAGCTTACCAATAACTTAAGTAGTCTCTAACAAACGTCAAATGAAGACAGGAACGACAAAAGCTCAGAAATACAGAGAGGCCTTTCTTTAACGGTGAAACTGCAGTTCAGTTGAGCGAACGGCAAGGCTCGAAGGTCCATTTGGTCGCTCCGCCAAATATTTCGATGTTGCTCTCCGTCCAGGAGAAGACGTTCCCGGCCGGTGCTTTGCTGTTGCAGGTTGCCAAGTTGTAGATCTCGGCGATAGAAAGTTTCCTATTCCAGATATTCAAGTTTGCTAGCTCGCCGACGTAGGCTTGTGTCGCGTCGAAGCCTCCTCCTAGCGTGTCCTGTGAAACAATGCAGTCAAGTGTTAGTTGCCAGTTTGTCAAGAGTGTAAGTGTCTATTTTGCAAAGGTCGTCTGGATGGAGAGGGATTTCCAAGTTGAGATAACAGGAGAGTCCACACGGTTTCATGTGACGAAACCTTAAGTTGATGCGCAGCTGACCAACAAACCATTTTGTTACGGGTGACATCATGTGAAAGGACTTCTGGTCTTAGATATGGATTAATCCTTTTAAGCTCCCTTTAGCTAAGaaaatactaaataaacaatacatttaGGAGCATATGGGTTATCTTATCTTTTGCTGGAATCATGAATTAACAGTTAAAATAACTGTAATTTGGCCAAATGCTTGAGTATATAAAGATCTGTTAATAGGGAATATGCACTCCATGTTTGCTGCAAACTGAttttcttgtaaaataaatCCCAAGTAGAGTTTCCCTGTCATGATTCAGTGAGGCACCcttatttttttccaaccttGGGAAGATGAATTGCACGCTCATTTGACTAGAACGCCTCAATTAGGCACTCCACAATCTcctcataaataaatattcccATGGTTAATCTTTgtccaaaaataaatgaacaatcatctcaggattattattattattattattattattattattattattattattattattattattatttgcaatCATTGATTTGAGTAGGAGTATCTACCTGCTCCTGTCCCAGGACCAGCACTCCCTCCGGTTTGATGGGGTGATAAGGTGCCAGGTTTTCCCCACTGCCCCGCATCACGCCATCCTGGAAAGCCTCCCACATCCCGTCACGGGTGGTCCACGTGATGCACAGGTGATGCCACTTCCCGTCGTTGATGAGGAACGGCAGCTTTGCAACCTGCAGCAGAGAAGTTTCATCAGTCACATGTTTCTCTCTTAACAGCACCCCCCATCACACTTGAGTAGCAGAGTCGCTCCCTGCCTGAAAACACATCTCTTCCAcacctttctcttcttcctgctgaaTCACTTCCCCTAACACGGATCTTTTCTTCTATAAAAAGGACTTCTGCTGCTCACCTTAGCACctatttttattccatttccGCTTCTAGCACAGGGGAGTTGTCAGGTTACTCTGACTCATCCTAGCACCAAGTTTCCGCACTGACTGTACAATGTCCCACACACACTAGCACACCACATGTGGACACAAAAAACCACAATGGTGCCCCGTGTGGGTCAGTGACTGCCTCTGTCCATGATAATTCATTACCTTGTCATTGATCAGAATCTCCATGGGGTTGTTCCCCCACTCGATCAGCACCAGCTCGTTGGACTGACCCGGGACGGCGTAGGAGAAGGGTGTCCCGACCCCGGGCGAGGCGTTGGACTTGATCCACAGACACACGCTGAAGGAGTACATCTCAGGGAGGCTCCTCTTAGCTTTGGCGTACATGTAGTTGGTTCTCAGGGGGAAGGTGAGCTGGAACTTATCGGTCGGCCTGGTTTCTTTACCTGTGGGGTGAGATCAGTCAGTTACACcctgtcacatttaaaaaacaggcaGTATTTTTCATCTGGAATCCATCACACCCCAGGTGGAGGGTGTGATGAAGACTGTGGGGTTTATAGGATTAAAGAGTCTTTTAATGGAGATCACACAAAGCTTCTGGAGGAGTTAACAGGTTGTTCAAAATATTAACCTCTTATAACATATGAAAGTCCATTGTTTTGCTGTCTCTCCCCTGTACATGTtggctccctctcctccctcgctctgaAATTCACCATACCCAGGCGCATTTGCATGTGCAGAGAAGCTGATCGAGCCTCCAGAAGGCGCCGGTGCCAGGCCCACCCTGCAAACTTTCTGCGCCCCTGACCCCTGCCCAaccaccaccccaccccacctcctTTGCATACAGGCTCTGTATGCAAGTTTGGCTGtgaaaaaacataaactcaGCGAGGCTCAGGCGCTAACAGGTCTTGAGATATGCAAAGCAatgcagctctcctctcctccctcacactGTCTGTGCGCACCGGGATTGCTGCGGCACCGTAAACGATTTCAATATTGAAGAGTtcggttttcttttttttcttttttcagttgttgttgtttttctctcgcGCGTCCTTGAGCTTAAACGCCAATTAAAGTACACCTAATCTTGTTAAGCCCCGTTCACTGCCCGTCGCTCTGTTCGCCCTCCAGATCCGTAACGCACCTTTCTCCAGGTCCGTGATCCGGTGGTGCAGGGAGGTGAGCGTGGACTCCACTCTGTTCCGCTGCTCGGAGTCATTCCTGGAGGCCGGTTTGGTCTCCTCTAACGTGTTGACCCGGGACAGAACCTGCTTCTCCATGTCGTCTATCTTGTTCTGCAGCAGGTCCTTCAGGCTGTTGGCTTGCACGGTGTTGTTCCCCCGGCTGTACTGCTGCAGCGGACACAGGAGGACACACACTGGGTTAGAGGACTTTACTCAACACTTAGTCTGGTGTTAAACTCACTGACACACTGCTCCTAACCTCACTgcctgtttatctgtgtgtgtgtgtgtgtgtgtgtgtgtgtgtgtgtgtgtgtgtgtgtgtgtgtgtgtgtgtgtttgtttgtttgtgctgcgtCAAATTATTCAAAAGGCATCTCTTCTGCGCTTGGTTCACTTTGCATGATGTTTCTCgttaaggaagaaaaaaacagatgcactTGAACACATGTGGCTCGGAGCAGAGAGGCACGAAGCCAGAACAGCCTGGCAGCTCTGCATTAAGACAGCGAGCCCCCTCATGATTAACAGCAGGGAGGACTCGTCTAATTAACTTGTGACCCGCTCAGCCCTGCCCTCTGCTGCGCGCCTACCTCTAGATTCTCCAGTCTCTGTTTCAGCGTCTGTAAGGTCTGTCCCAGCTGGGCCAGGGTGTCCGTGGTGCCCCGGGACACGTCCCCCATCGTGTTCTTGGACCCCGGCCGCCTCCCGCCGGGTCCCGCCGCAGGGAGGCTCTGGCTCTCGCAGCGGCTCAACTTGGACGTTAGTTCCCTGATTGTCTCCTTTTGGTTCATAATGGTCTCCTTCTGCTGCAGCACGGTCTCCCGCAGCTGCATGACCGTGGTCTTCAGGTCCTCCGCCGGACCGCTGTTCTGCATCGTGGCCGTGCACAGGTCCATATCCTTGGGCACCGACGTGCAAATAAACTGCGTCTGTCCGAAGTCTTGCGCGGAGCTCTCCACAACAGCCAGGCAGGAAAGTAGAAAAAGTTTCCAGGAGAACCCGTCCATGGTTCCGGTCATGTGTTGCCGCTGCAGCGTGCCGGTGAGCGTGTGGCGTGTGTGAGGTTTCAGCACCACGGAGCTGTCCACTGAAGCTGTGAGCTCTGCGCGCTGTGCGCACTTTTTATAGCGGACATAAGGCAGCGCAGCTCCACTGCATCACTGAGGGGAGGCAGCGGGCTCTGCTGTACCTACAGAGTCCAGCCCCTTATTTAAGGTCGTCCGCGCTGTTTGCATGAGCACCCACACAGTCAGCACCCACTGAGGCGGAGAGCGCCTACACGGCCCGTCTGTGTAGTAGAAGGCGGCTGTGAACTACCACGCCCGCAGTGGAGGAGTAGCAAAGTCTGCTAATGAAGTAAAAGTAGTAGAGAAGTGAAGGAATCTTGCTGAAGTAGGACAAAGTAAAGAAGTGTTATCAGCACAGTGAAGGCCTACTAACTTTAATTACACAGATTAttctgctctctgacagcaAAGTGAAATTTAAAGCGCCCCAGACTACATTTACTCCTCCTGACCACATCCAGAgatttattctctttttctccataaatgaataacaaaGTTGTTCTGAGAGGGAAAAGGGGGTTGAAGCTCtaaaggtggcggggtccgccacataaatacaatgaaactgtgttgtcctttaaagccagtttgtttattatgCCATGAAACGAAGCAGATATGATTTATTtcgtttttgttgttgttgttgttgttgttttttttctctttttcaaaactacacagtgcacctttaatacagCCTCACAGAATGGCTCCCACAGAGCGGAGTTATCGCTCCACCTTAAATGAAAGCCGCTCCTCATCGTCCACAGGAGCGGGTCCCACGGTCAGagtccccctctcctctcctcccccctcctcctctcctctcctccctctcctctcctccccctcctctccgtACAGTCATCGTTACGGAGAGTGTGTCTTACGGGGTAACAGCGTTGGCTCGTCAGTGAGGTTACAATACAATCAGCCGCTTCACTTTCCACACGACACGTGGGCTCCTCACACTGTGAACATGTGACTTGTGTACAGAGGGGGCGTCTGTCAAAGAGTCAGCCGGACAGAGAGGCTCCTCACATGTGTTCCTATCAGCAGGCGCTGCACGGAGAGAGACTGATGAGTCCAAGTAATTCAACAAAGTGTTAGGTAACGACCCCCGACGCTCCAGCCTGTGATATGCATCACAACACATCACCGATGACGGCAGTGACGTAGGAAACACACCGAACTGCGCGCAACACTGGCAGCAACTTCCGCTGGAGTTTAGTGTGGTGTTACAGAGCATGATGGGTAAAAGACTGAAGACCTCTGAAGTACCAACATGTCCCCTAAAGAAGTCTACAGCTATTGTTAACTTCTTCTTTTacttcttttcccttcttttttttgtctccttctttgtcttcttcttcatcgCCGTCTTCTTAGTCTTCTTCTaattctttgtcttcttcttctacttttttttcctctttttcttccttttcgtcttctttttcttcctcttggtcttcttcttcttcttttacttcctcttcatcttttcttcttctttttcttcctcttcgttttcttcttctttttcttcctcttggtcttcttcttcttcttttacttcctcttcatcttttcttcttctttttcttcctcttcgttttcttcttctttttcttcctcttggtcttcttcttcttcttttacttcctcttcatcttttcttcttctttttcttcctcttcgttttcttcttctttttcttcctctttgtcttttcttcttctttttctttttcttccttcatctttgtcttcattttcttcttcttcatcacattctcacatttaaatgttgaagcATGTACTGCATTAGCTCAGGGACAACACATGTTTgtgaggaaatgtgtgtgatcTTTCCTTTTCAAGCAAGCTCAATAGGCCATACTGTCACTGTGTATTCGTTGACCAGATGCTGTTAAAGATGGGAAACGTATTTAAATCCTCCACAGactgatataaaacacaaattaactCCTATTTAAAAGGTATtaagccttttttctttttgcaaaacCCAAATAGATTATATGGAAGTCCCTGATTTTGATTGGTCTTCTTGTTACTTAAAACCTCATTTgagtaaaaaaagtaaaatgttaatttcctATCTGACTCTACTGAAGGCCTCACTGAATGCCTGctacactgtctgtgtctgcctctGGCAGTAAAAGCAGGCTATATTCACTGTTATTAACCACTGCGCTGCTTGTCCCAGAATGGTGTCTTTCTATAAAAGGCAGGTTCGCTGCCAGCTGAAGAGTTACCGCCTGCTTTGAGAAAAAtgacctctccctctctgtcgcATCAGTGTGACAGAGTGCTGCTTTAAAACTGTGCCATCAGGCGGAACCCAGGAAACAAATGTGCACTCTGAACATTTTTAGCAGGTCTTTAATTTTGTTGCGTTGCTTTTCAATAGGACTTTTAGACTTGTGCACGACGTTGCGGCAGCCGCCGGCTAAGATGGTGTGGAAATTGACCAAGCAGTCCGCcttaatttgtttaattattgATTGTAATCAGCAAGGTGCCAAGCTGAAGGCAAGAAACCGCAGATATAACAAATGGTTAATGGCAGAGTCTAATTGCTGGGGCCCAAGACAGACATGTAGCCGAACAAATCCTTATCTCAGCACATGCACATTAAAGACCAAGCAATACCTGTCATTACTGCTCATAGTCTGAACTGTGCAGAACAACAGCTAATGCTTCGTTcactctctgcagcagaccagCAGTAATGGGTGCAAGTAGAGCAGCTTTCAGTGCTTTTGATATGCACAATTTAATGCTGATGATCAAGCTGAGCAGAGCTTCCAACCGGGAGGCAGCCCATCTCTGATACAGTCGGGTTACAGTAAGCGCAGagcagctatatatatatatatatatatatatatatatatatatatatatatatatatatatatatatatatatatatatatatatatatatatatatatatatatatatactgtatattcactTTTCATCTCCTATCCCACGCATAAAATAAGTGCTGCAGCGCCATATGTTCAGCCATGTTTCCTTTCATTCTCACCATGTGCCTGCTGCTAAGTCTGctgtaacacagagaaaaaaaattgcattaaatGTCAATCAGCTTTTACTGAGCTTTCCAGAGTGTTACTAATATCATTCGTTGCCAGGAACTTTTGGAAACTGGCACCCTTGAAGAAATATTGTTAAGGTTGACTTTATTTTCACAAACTCATttggtttgatttaaaaaaaaaacaaaacaaagtactCAGGAGGGACTTGATCATTTGAAGCCAGTCTTTTGGTATGTCCTGCCTCCATGTTTGGCGGGGAATACGCGCGGTATCCTGCTCACCCGTTCCTACTTCAGCTCAAAAGTTCAGAGCACAAGGTCAGATCTACATGCATCAGCTGGCAGGCTGAGCCGCACTCTAGGGGCCGGTGTGGAAAAGGGGCTGAAATCCATAATGATCAGTCTCTCAGGCTCACTGAATAATGCAAGGCTTTATAATAGAACCCACTCTCTAATGGCAGAGACAGATAAGAACAATTTCACACACTGGCAGCAAACTGCTTGCTTATTTATACAGCATCTGCAATAGCAGGGAGAGATGATGGGGGGGGGGTAgcacaaacaaaataagaaaacaaggAGGGTTATAGTTTGGGCGGAGGTTGTTTATATCTTAAGATATAACACCATCAATTGTCTCTCTACTGTAAATCATTATCATGTTTTCCTTTGATCAGAATCCCTTCTCATTCTCTTTTGCAGTTCAAAGGAACTGCGGATTTAATTGTTAAAGCTATTAACTGgctctgtttgttctgtccaGGTTCCACAGAGTGAGCTTTACTTTCCCCCTGCGCACACTTCACCGCCTCACTTCTGACTGCTGAGAATTAAGATGCGCTGCCAGGTAACTGGAGCCTGAGCACAGCAGCGCCACTGACTCTGCGGCACTGACGTCTCCATTTCAACCGTCACACAGAGAGCGAGATGAAGGGTTAGTCAGTCCGATGGGACGTCTGCACTGGAGAGCAGTGTGCTGCAACAAATCCACTCCCACTGTGGACAGCAAGGAGGAATGGCCGAGATTGGAGGAAGCACAGGGAGTTTATCCATTCACATATGCAACACATTCATCCGGACtcatgtataaacacacacacaacgttgAAAATCATTTAATCTAGAAGCGTTACGTCCCTCCACACCTCATGTGTGTCGGAGACTCACGGGACTGGATGATGAAGGCTTGACCTTAAAAACTATAATCGATTGCTCCTCACTTGTCAGACtgaaacattgttttattgatgtCCAGCCACACCACAGAGCCCTCCAATAACTTATCCCCCTCTCATTAAAACTCAAAGTGATATAAACAAATACTGCTGGAATTACGCGTTCCACTGGGTGCTAAGCTAACCTCATCATAATTCTCCAAAGCCTGCACATTAATGCTGTTGCTACGACAGCACTGTTCATCAAACCGCTTGCGTTGGCCTCATTGGGCTCCCTCCAGAAATAACATTTTCCCCCATTAGGGCCTCGCTTCGACAAGTTTGTGGCCAAAATGTGTCCAAAATAGGAAGTGGGTTAAGTCTTTAACATCAGACGGCCTGTGTGAAAGATATGGGAATAATGTGCTTCATTTGCTCTGTGGGAAGAGTGGTGACAGCATGCCAGTCTCAAAGATTTATTATGTAGTTTGACACAGCAAATACTCCAAAGCAAGGTTCAATGATATAAAAGGCCTCAGTAACCCTTCAACCAAACTGGGTCATCTGTCATTACTCATATTTCCTATTGAAAAAGCAAGTACATAAATATAAGGTACAAGGGtaatttttataattttacaaTGCAATGTTTTATCACAAAATTATCTTTGCAGTCCATTGTTGGTTAATTTACAAAACCACATATatatgaatgagtgaatgagtgaatgaatgggtcataaaaataaacaaacaaatatattatGTAGGGATGCCTCAGAAGAATTCAGAATGGCCTGagaaaaagaagctgctctgtagtctggtggaaAGGCCCTGGATACTCCTGTATGTcttgtcagacagcagcagggtgaacagattTCGGCTGGGCTGGATGTTGTCTTTTAGAAATCCATAAACTTCTTTGCAGATTCTCAGGAACCGTAAActgttcacctcctccaccttaGCTCCACTGATGAATCACTCCCCCAGCGTGGGTTCTCGGccagatccaatcaggatagcCTCCAAAATGCCAAGATGGTGACGCCATGCTTGCTGACCCTAAGACCTCAAAAATATGGAGGACTGTGAAACCAAAGTCGGGCTCGGGAGTTTGtatctgtgaacatttttatgtGTCAAATAACTGAAACTTAACTTTGAattcttagaaaaaaaaatgttgaacaattAGCCCTTTAGTGTAAACCTGCTAAAATCTGTTGCatatcatattatttatcaATTTCAGTCCTtcatttccttaaaaaaaaaaaaaaaaaaaagttttggccCCTGCTCTTTAGACTGAAGTTCCGTCATGGACACACCAATGTCTTACTTTTCACCAACCTGTCGACAggagccccattcacactgctctTTGTGTGAGTGGATCCTGCGCCACTTCTCCaaatcctcctctgtgtgaaagtctcaggTGAAATTTTGCTGTGGCCCTGATGTGCCTccggaggtagtatcagaggtgcAGCAGAGGTAACCTtacctgtgtgaatggataagccgtCGGCATGGAGTGGGGGGGTGTTGATCTGAAGGCATTCGCACTGtgataactaaacagatccttcactctACAAAATAACGTAGTGTGAATAAACAAAGGCGGAGAATTAGCGAACCTCCGCTGCGGAcatgcagagtctctgtgtgattaAGAGCTAGGGATTGACAGGTGCAACCCACCAGGTTTGGCAGAAAATTCAACGTGGCAGAGTCTACAGCCCCTTTCCTTTAAGACTTTATATAAGTGCATCtgaaatttgttttcattgtctttctCCCCTCTGTTTCCACTGTTGGGTTACACTTGGTATAAAGAGTTTACAGTCTATATAAACACACGATATAAGTCTAATGGAGAAGTCAGTTTTCTTCTGTGCTGTGGAGGCAAAAGTGTTTTACAGGTTGGACATGTCTGCATCAAACTGCCTCTCTGAACACTCTTCaatatttcttctctcttctgtgtATCTTTATAGCCTGTATAGACAaaatgaattttgaaaaatcacACGCTTTTGGACAGACTTTCTCATCAAAGGCATTAATGATGCTGCACATGAAAAGTAATGGAAACGGTCTCTGAAGACTGAGAAAAGAGAGCTTGAGTTCAAATCCTGGTTACACCTCTGCAAAATCACTGCATGAAGTGGCTCTGAAATT includes:
- the LOC119009584 gene encoding neuronal pentraxin-1-like; translation: MTGTMDGFSWKLFLLSCLAVVESSAQDFGQTQFICTSVPKDMDLCTATMQNSGPAEDLKTTVMQLRETVLQQKETIMNQKETIRELTSKLSRCESQSLPAAGPGGRRPGSKNTMGDVSRGTTDTLAQLGQTLQTLKQRLENLEQYSRGNNTVQANSLKDLLQNKIDDMEKQVLSRVNTLEETKPASRNDSEQRNRVESTLTSLHHRITDLEKGKETRPTDKFQLTFPLRTNYMYAKAKRSLPEMYSFSVCLWIKSNASPGVGTPFSYAVPGQSNELVLIEWGNNPMEILINDKVAKLPFLINDGKWHHLCITWTTRDGMWEAFQDGVMRGSGENLAPYHPIKPEGVLVLGQEQDTLGGGFDATQAYVGELANLNIWNRKLSIAEIYNLATCNSKAPAGNVFSWTESNIEIFGGATKWTFEPCRSLN